From the Glycine max cultivar Williams 82 chromosome 11, Glycine_max_v4.0, whole genome shotgun sequence genome, the window TAGGACTAAAATCCCTTaactaatattacacaattatatcaaaatcataggtcgaaatatacaaatatcaagagcacaatttatcaagaaattttcattagaacatcaatattttatttataatcataaaggaaaaattgcaatttaataaacatctcaaaataaaaccccaatttaatcctctaaggatccctacacatgttctcactaatccccaactgtgaataactcatcccttacctctaagcgggctcacgtgtcttcagccagcgatagcaacatctctagcggtttccggaaattctttcaattattcatccgactgctccgatagaattcacaaacgtcagagagacggagaagagattgaaacctccacttgtgcTGTCTTCAtgagattcctttttctccctccacgaatattacctcacaaatcccaacggtggaagcgtgcggaattgaatttcgaacaacatatccaaatttcacaataatccaacggttaacgaaaccgggatcgtagttttaccaagacagctctgggtttctgcgggaaagaaaaaggctacaatgcgaagggtgtttctctcagttcagacatgatatcaaaattcccaacggtgagaatgctcggaattgtgttgcgaacatgatactcaaatttcacaacgatccaacggtgaacgggttcgagatcgtcgtttttctgagactggtttgatgggctgcgggaaaaagaaagggttttgagaggagaaggggaaaaacgaaaatgaggccaaaaggaggcagctgacttaacataactatttatacctaggttACTCAgtctattatttgctctatatttatttatttatttatttttttctaaaaagctttttaaatttgtttacgaaaaattgggatgttacacaaaaaatagtttataatatttctacaaaataaaaaatcataaaattttacaaaatacataatatCATGACAAAAGAATAATCGAAAAtacttaaacttttaaaaattacaattgtcctttatgcatttttattgaaaatgctCTCTAATTGTTTCattgttaatatttaaaaaatatatatctatttatGTATGTAACCAAACAATCATTCAACCATTCATCTTCTCCCATGTgatgacattttatttttcacaaaattaattgCAGAAAAACATCTTAAATGACAATCTCTcttaattcatttcttgcttTATTTGAGAATAAGGATGAACTTACtcaaatgaaaacatgtagtGTAAGTTAGTAAATGAATCATTGTGTTATGTTGAATGTCTATTAGAGGAAttggaacataaaaaattaggTTATTAATTTGGCTGTCTAATTTTCTTAGGTTCAAtttagtcattttattttaaaaagattgaattttatcccttaatttatatatattagatgcaatttagttcctttattttaaaaaaaaattctaattagggctttatatttttttaatagattcaatttgatctcattttttaaaaaatattcagaaatggtggaagaaaaatgagatcaaattaaactcattttaaaaaataaagaaactaattaaaccttttaaaattaaagggaccaaattaattctaaaaaataaactgaaggaccaaaatagtaattaaatctaaaaattttaaaaaataaaataataaaattagtatgaatttattctctttttttattatatatatatttaaaaaattatcttataggaataataagttttttataggggtaattttttttacattataagtaaaaaaataaacaagaggTGGATCCGTGAGGAACACAgatttaacaagaaaaaaaagacaacgAGATGCTAAATTCCTAAGTTTTGTATAATAATACACGTATAGTGTTTTTTATATtggaaaaattgtaaatttggctTCCCAGTTTATCTTTAGTTTCAGATTTGGTCCCctagtaatttaattcacaaatttgatcccctattttgtaaaatcgtgcAATGTTGGTCTTCCACATCACAATTTGATGTTGACCATTAACAAGTGATGTTGACCGTCAcgtgtcacgttcttattggatgatgactgtcacgtgtcatgttctgattAGATGTCAACtccatgaaagatgaaatgaattgttgttttcattgaccaatcagaaaatgacacgtgacagtcataatccaataagaacgtgacacgTGACAATCAACATCACTTGTTAACAGTCAACGTCCAATTGTGACCTGGGGGACCAACATTgcacgattttacaaaatagggggaccaaatttgtaaattaaattactggGGGACCAAATCCGAAACTAGAGATAAACTAaaggaccaaaaatataattttatcttttatatttgcAATTTATAAAGGCACAGAGCCAAAGAACTCTAGAAATTTAAACAATGGACTATTTATTAGGAACTagccagttttttttttgtttaaaaaaaactgtGCCCCATCATATCAGCTCATCAAATTTACAGGTTGGAATTATAAACTAGATACTTCAACCAACCAAAGCCAAATATATCTAAGCTGATTCAAGTTTGACTCAACCAAGAAAAAAACTCCACCCAAATGAATAAGTTTGGATCAGCCTATCAAGTTTACTCAAATGCCCTAAAGATGTATTTGATTTAGaggattgaaataaaaaataattttttttaattaaaataaagtgtaaAATGTGAATCTCacaaaaataatacataatttctttctctctctccccctctctttctctctcgaATGGGTTTTCTGAAATAAATGGCCATACTAGTGGAGCAGCCTGATGTACTGCAAATCTGTTTATTGTTGGGCTAGCTTTTCTTAGCCCATTGCTGTATGTCTTTGGGTCTTCAGGCCTTTGTTGCTCTTGAAGATTTTGATCTTTCAACCAAAAAAGTGGGTGGGTTGGTCTGTCTGTTTTAAATTGGAGTAAAAACCAATTTTAACATAACTGATTTTAAATGGTTACATTTGATTAAAATGTATACCCAGATTAATCTCAATCACGAATTTTACATCGGAACTGTATTACGGAGTGAGAAATTGATTTTAGTAAAATACCAAACGTGACACTGTTTGATGTAATGCCTTCACTGCTAGGATCTAACTTTTaagtttccctttattttccgTGCTTGTCCAAAGCCTGTTTTGGCTATATCTTAGTGGTGGAATAAAATCACTATTTTATCTCAGtggaaagatttaaaaaaaatagcaatacCAAATCGAAATTCTGCATTCTAgctttataacaaaatataaatatatgagaATATGATGTGATTAAATTACGTGACGTGTGGCTGTACAAGTACCGCATGTATATAGTTGTTCCCACAAGTGCAGCAAACACATAACTCGTTCCAAAATtacatcatttacacacaaatttcatttcatatcAGCTATAAGTTGCATTACACCAGGTAACTAGGTGGCTACAGAAGAAAACCCACTGTTTTGTATTAACATCAAACTTCAAACACAACACACAATAACCTGGCTTATTTACCTAAACATCTCTCTATTCAGATATAAAACAAAGGATTGTAATTGAAACCAAACTATGAAGGATCTAAGAACAAGACTTCATACCAGCCAAAAGAAGCTCGCGTCAGTCCAAAACACGGACATGTAGCTTAAGATTTGTACATAAGTCTCTGTTTGTGATCATCCCCTACTTTGAATTCGTGTGTATTAGGTGGTGGGCATGCCGTGCAGTAGTGTAAGATGAAATTGCAGAGCCGGTCACGTCCAAGGAGTGTTTAGCAAATCCAAAGCTTTTTCTAGTTACCAGCCACACAGTGTAAATGAATCCAATAAAACCTGGTTCATATTGATTTCCATGTCCAGTAGTGTTGAGTGTTAACCcagagaaaaaataacaaaagaaacatTATGAAAATCAGAAAATCCATCAAAGAAACATCAATGTAATCTTATATTTTAGAATGAAGAGGGTAAAATCAACTGCAATTAAGTTAGTGATAAAAGTGGAAGTCAAAGCAAGAAGCAAGCACATTGACAAAAGGCATGCCAACTAAGTTGTTCAAGGATCATGTAATGTGTATGAGACTTGATTTAGTTATGTAAAGTCTCTTTGAATGTaatgaaactttatttttagtttttttcttctcatttttatgTATACATTTGGTTGAGTAAGACATGAAATTTGAactcaataataaattttgaacatGTTCATTTAGttaaattgttgttttttttactaaggGTGATTATATTGTGATACATGGAAGgtaataatcattttattagGTCCATGATTCATGTAATTAACTTTTGGGTGTGAGCATAAGGTTCTCAGTAGTGTAGATATCATAAAGTGTGAGAAATACTGGGCCAAGTGGAAGGAGAATGTTAgacttattttgaattttaaaattaaatcttaaGATCCTAATATTTCTCAACCACTACTCCTGTTATTCTCACTAATTTATCTGGTCATTAATAGCAGTCATGTTAGTGGGATGTAACCATTATCTACATATCCTGATCGTTAGGGGTTAGTTTCAAGGATGGACAGAAACTGACTCTATAAAAAGCCAGAGTCCCCAGTCTAAGCATCCCATCAGATAATACCCATTTCGATCATCGTGTGAGAGGTGTTGAAAGCCTGGAAGCATTCTGTGCGTGAGCTTATGTTGAGTGCTGATGAGATAGAAAGTGCAATGGTTGGAGGGTAGTGATCCTTAATCTGTTTAAACGTTGTAATCCATCAAGTGATGCCATAGAACCTCCCTGGTggctttcattttcatttaaattagtctataattttatgaaattctaAGGAAGGAATCCACCACACCAGGCAATGTTGGTATGTGGCAACTGTTTGACTGGTAAGCTTAAGCTGCCAAGTGCAGCAAAATTCTGATAGTGGACATATAACATAGCCCATTACCATTATTACATCACCCATGCTCATTAGGAGTTCAGTTGGTCTTTTCACAAAGATAAGCCCAATACCAGTGAAATCATATGAAAAATTGTAAACATCCATTTGATCAATGTATAATATACATGCAGAAACTAGGATGGGAACATGCAAAATCTAACTGTCAGTATGCACAAGTACTTTTCTACTGTTAGTAGTACTTAGTAGGCACAGCCACAAGTACTTTTCTTACTGTTAGTATACACAAAGTCTGCGTAATTGTAACAGAAGGATGCAGTTTATATCATTTCAAATCTTATTCAAAGGCACGTCTTATGGAAGAGATATATGTCTATAGCTGTACTCAAACTGTTGAATTTCACACAACTGATAAAAGTTTTGATAACAATGTAATAGCAAACAAAATCAAACCTAAAGCACAAAGTGtggaaaaggaaagagaaaaggaTGAGGTGACCAAACAACTTGTTACCTGTGATTATCAGAATAGCCACAATTGACCAAAATGTGGTAACTGAAATAGCAAATATGGCAATTGCTAATGCTCCAATGTATATAGCTGTAACAAAAGCAAAGAAAAGAGCCAGGAATCCTCCTGCAGCTGCCAAAGATATCAGCAGCGATATGACAATGGCATTTATGGTTGCAGCTAGAAAGAAAAGCATAAATACAAGCAGTGCTGTCAAAGCAACAAAAGTAACCGTCCCAACCTGCAGCAATAAGGAAAAACAACAAAtcataaactttcaaaacaaaagataaatttatctcATCATAAATCTTCCTTGATATGAATATAATATggtttcttatttaatattaattcatCGTTTTTAGAAACATATAGAACACGGTTCATCATTATTATAACTATTATGATTACAAAAGGAACGACATCAAAACTGATAAGTGACATCATGCATCTCCATGTGGTTTTTCCCAGGTTCAGTATCAAGAAAAGAAACAGCCCTGCATGCTTTGAATTCTAGTGATGATAATCTACAGGTAAACAAATCCATCAGAACCCCTCTTTAAGCATCCTTTTTCATTAGCTTATTTTTGCATCTGCAATACAATGCCATAACTTATTGAACTAGTACTCCTTAATCCAAGACAATGcatctttatttttctattttcattattttcattaattaaaaactataaagatGCTTCCTTATTTGCATTAATTAATCAATGTTTTTCGAAAGGAaatgatttatttcataaaatttcaaaaacagaacagaacaacaaattaattacatttttataattattaatcaaagagtttattttttttactgaattagtaaaagagtttaattttcatgtttacAAACTAATCACAAATCATGCTaaatagtagtattttttaaagtaattattatgcATGTTTAGGTTCACAATGAATCATCAGAAATAACGTTACGAAGGTTACACACTGAGAAATTATGGTTCAGAATTAATTTTGACTTGAACAAACTTTAGACAGATTGTGTTAGATCAATATTTTTCTACTGActtgcttttaaaataaaaacatgcaaatAATATACATctcttcaattcaaaattaattttaactaaaatcaaaacacaaaaaatgtaACAATTGCTGTCTGATtgaataaaagtattaaaaaaaaacatatatacacATCCTAATTAAATTCtcaacattttataaaaagaaaacacttCAAGTTGATAATCAGTTACTCCCAGGTCCAATTATATGATTGAAATATTTAACCAAGAGAAACGCATGGAGAATTTTTCAAGAATGAAAAGATTCATAAACAGCGAGGAATCTCGATTCAATCAAACATATCGAAGAAATATTATAACTGgattgaataaattattttattcttacgGAGATGACGAAGAGCGGGCGGAAGGGAGTGCCGCGGCGAGTCCAGAGGAGAACGTCGCGGGCGGAGTTTTTGGAAGCTTCGGGAAGGAGAGGAGCGTGGTCGGCGACGGAGAGTTTGATCCGGCGAAGTAGGGATCCGGAGTAGGCAGGTTCCGGGAAGAGAATGGCGGAGGCGATGCGGTTAAGGACCTCCGGCAAGGTTTCTTTCACTCTTTGCGTTTTCTGCTTCAACTTTACtacttcttgttcttcttcatCGACGTAGACGCCGTTGCCGTTGGAAGTCTCTGCCATTTTCAGTTGCAGGAAGCGGAGAAAAAGTGTGATTAGAttctatatatgtttttaagaagATTGCATCAAGGTGGATCCCATGTGTGAGTGCCAAGATCGACACATCAGTCAGAGAGTGAGAAGCACGTCGGCACCATATTTTCAGCTTTATCGTCCACCTGGACGCTCTGATTAGCTTCCTTTAGAATGAAGTCagcactattaaaaaaaaaaattataagaaaaacttTAGATGATTAAAGTAATAAGTACTTTTGAGCATTTACATATATGAAAAGATTCATCAAATAAGTTCTCATTTGGGTTATGAAAATTTAAGCCCACTTCTTTGTTGATGATTTCACTCCTTATCATCTTAACCAACCTTTCACATTGTTAAATACTAGGgttctaaattttataaatgagtaataaaaactaaaaaaaaaagatacatatATAAGTAGTGGAAAGTTACTTTGggttagaaaaaaatttaaaagtttaaaaataaaattgttgaatGAAATATAGATACCAAAtcagatattttctttattatcagTAAGTATAGATTTAATgcttaaatatttttcctacaacttaatattttttaattttcatccatgtatctttatttcattttagtacttacaaaatatattttttttgtctttaaaacaTTTTCGATAGAATTttgaattggatttttttttctgattgaaATACTAGGTACTGTGTATTTGCAAGtttatactttaatttatacagtgttttttatttatgtcgGAACTAAATTTAGTTACATatacaattaaatattattttttaatgtaactaATATTGGATGttgaaataaaatagtaaagtaATTTGTAATACTTGAAGgatagaaatattttaaaaatgaggttagattattttatattatagatATAAAGTATAGATGAGTCTTACTAACCAGTATCCTTAAGATATTGAGTgaagaattaaaaaagtaattatttaatataaaattcataaaatagaaagcttaaaaaatcattagatacaaaaaaaacttatttcatcttatatatttttctaagagTGTTTTTTAAAAGGACACATATATCAATAGATTTATAACGCAGtctaaaatatttgtaaaaaaaaataccagaaAATATTGACACAACTTGGAATAATACCAAAAACaatgaaggagaaaaaaaaaaaaagtagccaCACATTCATTAGGTTTTGAGCACAAACCTTAAACCTTCCTGGTTGTTGGTAACTTCATCAGTGTTagactcaaatttaaatataaatatatataattaattggtATACAATTGCTACATGTTTGGGGTTCAATTCATGTACAATTATGTAAATGACCTCTAAAAGTAAACATTCCTTATATTGAATTACATGAAGCTCTGTCCTATATCGTTTATGGGCCTTGTACGATGCAGAATCTGGGAttagaagaataaaaatagaaaatcagCTCACAAAAATCATTGAACCATCCTGTCAACACAACACAATAACACATCATTATACTTGGAAATTGATaagcaaaatttgaaaataaaatccaCTCCTATGACTggaaattacaataataataatgaaaaacttGAGTGAATAATTTTGAGATAGAAACTTACCTTGCattaagaaaattcaaatgatagaaaaattattgatatacaCCCAAGCTAAGAATTACAAcacctgataaaaaaaaaataacataaccaAACCAGCCCATACAAACAAATAAGATGCAAAAAAAGATAGATAGTAAAACTTAAGGCTTTGAAAAGACTCAATTGATAATCTTCCAACCTTTTCTACCACAATTGCATCATGTTCATTGCTAAATCTTCCCCGCAAAATCCAAGTAAAAATACTCACGAAAAATAATACTTACAACAAAgagtaaattaataaaattaaaatctcacaacaaaaaataaatagaatatcaGTGCAAATAACAATGGTAGTCTCCAACCATGTATAttgcatgaaattaatttatggtAGATGTTAAACAATTGGCAAGTATATCAATTTGCACAAATAGTATTTAAAACGGTAAGTCTAATTATCGTGCTCATAGAGAATTTGTCGTATATTCAGTATGTAAACATTTTTAGCTTtggtaataaaataaagaactcaTTAATGGTTTGGTTTTCTTTGATCAATTCTACTACTTAAACAAACGACAAAATGAACACAAAGCTGTAAAATggaataaatatcaaaataaaagcgTCGGGGAGTATTCTACTGAACTTCCTCTTGCCGTACTAAtaggtttttctctatttaacattattCTAGCGTTCTTGCACCATCGATTTACTCAGACCATGATTCCTCATATAAAAGAGCCTAACTCTTTTAGTTTTTGTccttgattcctcaacaaactcaTTCTAAGGGAGTTGCAGTACGTACACGATACAAAGTATACTAGATTACTGCATTCTATTTGTAGATATACAGACCTCTAGCTGcttgttagttgttattcaTGAGTTAGTATTCTATTGAAAATTTGCAAGAAAACATCAACATGCCTCaaatttatgattcttttttgtggaaattgtatatattttctttcttatgtgattttatagagtagaaACTCCATGTTTGTGAACTAATGTTGAATTCAACTCAGTTTGTAggccaaagaagagaaggtgcAAAAAGCtactgatgaactcgcttagcgaggcaAATTGGCTAAGCAAGCCTCATCCGCTTAGTGAGGCAGCCAGCTGGCTTAGCGgatgggaaaccctagaagaggataagtCAGAGATCTGCATGCTCAACGCGCAGCAAGCTTGCCCAGCGAGGACATTGTCTCTTCTTGCGCTTAGTGCCCCCAAGCTCACTAAGCGAATTTTCACTTACCCTGGCTCAGCGAGAcatgctcgctaagcgagccttcgtGTACTGAGAAGTCCaaaagcctttaaaacactgagaTTGGCGGAAACCAAAGGTCACTAACAACAACCAAAGTCTAGCCAAGCCTTGCTATGTGAAAAACAGAGAGAAATAGGGCTGAGAGGCTAGAGAAGACATtctccttcatcttcttccattttctttcaccaaaaacattttctttatattttgaaactttacttgtaatggaaggctagaaCCTCTTTGTTGTGGAGTAACTACTaaaactcttgatgtaatgttctaactatctatttaatgttacttTCTAGTGTTCTTTGCTTCCATccatatttattttacatgtttGTGGCGTGATCAAccatttgtatgtttagttaggctttttagtgttggaaaatgctttaaaaccttagaacttgatagatcAAGCTAGAAATTTGTATGTCAAGGAATGGAGTGCAATAGTCTAGTATATTTTACACTGTATGCTTAgtgcaactcttttagaacgAGTTTGTTaaggaatcaagaacaaaagCAGAAAGAGTTAGGTTCATTCATGCGAGGAATCATGGTCTGAGTATTTTCTCGGTgtaagaacactaggataacgttaaatagagaaaaatccttttatacGACATGAGAAATTTCAGCAGGAAACTCCCAAACGCTTTTAACTTGATATTTGTCACATTTTACAGCTTTGAGTATTTTAATATTGTCCACGTAGTTAATATTGAGGAAAACCTAATTTACTActtaatatttacttattttcaaGCTTAAAAAGTGTTTACATACTGAATATACATAGTCTACGTGAAACAAATTTtctgtggatacgatactcggtcttaccgttttatatactacttgtgcgaatcAGTAAACTTGCCTAACAGCAGAaggaacaagtttttggcgccgttgccgaggAATTTCTTTCCACTTAGAAGTATAATTCAGTTTGGaaacatttattctttattctttgattgtttccTGTGACtatttacaatttaaattttatctcttAACTTGGTTAACTGTTGCTCTGTTTAGTTACTTCTTGTATGCGAGGTAAAACTCCAGCAGGGGATTTAGCTCCATAAATTTGGAGATCGAAGCTACTTGCAAGAGAAACAACACAGAGAAGAGGAGGAAAGCTTTACAAGAGAGGACAACCAATCCAAGTGGCGAGAGAACTCTTTCATCTGAATCGTCATCATCATTTCCTACAAATTTGAGGGAATCCGAAGTTGGTGCATCTGAAGCTAATATGGCAGATAATCAACCACAAAGGGTGACTCTTGAGGATTATTCCAACTCCACCGTGCCGCAATTTTTCACAAGTATTGCGCGGT encodes:
- the LOC100798498 gene encoding uncharacterized protein; translated protein: MAETSNGNGVYVDEEEQEVVKLKQKTQRVKETLPEVLNRIASAILFPEPAYSGSLLRRIKLSVADHAPLLPEASKNSARDVLLWTRRGTPFRPLFVISVGTVTFVALTALLVFMLFFLAATINAIVISLLISLAAAGGFLALFFAFVTAIYIGALAIAIFAISVTTFWSIVAILIITGFIGFIYTVWLVTRKSFGFAKHSLDVTGSAISSYTTARHAHHLIHTNSK